The following nucleotide sequence is from Anopheles stephensi strain Indian chromosome 3, UCI_ANSTEP_V1.0, whole genome shotgun sequence.
GCTAGAAAAGGCCAGTCAATAGCTTTCATTCCAAGATGGCGGCCAGAAAGTGACAGTTTCCCAGATTACTGCTTGTCATAACAGCGTTTAACGAgtgtaaacaataaacaaaacattgtGGATTTTCGTCTCGTACGATTAGGATTAATCTGTGGAAAGCTTTTAAAATAAGTTGTTGGCATTTATTCGTTTTGAATAAAACGATGCGGTATTAAGCTAGCTCCAGCTAGTGCTTCCTGTATCCAAATGTGTGTCTGTAAGGTAAGAGGCGAAAAGCTGTTTTAGAAAAAGGTTCAAGCCACGCATGAAAGTCAAGTAAACATAAGCTGCACAGGATAGAAAAAGCAATAAGCTATCGAAATGGTAACGAGTTGGAAAACCTGGTGCCGTCTGTGTGCGGAAGAAAAGGCTGTACTGAAGCTGGAATCGGTCCATGATATAAATACGGTAATCACAAGCATGCTGGATGTGGCGGTAAGTACTGGCACCTGGCGTCTATTTACAGTCTCACGCTCACGAACCATTCTGAAATTTGTTGCAGATTGCTGAAATAAAAGATGTGCCGCTGAACATATGCGAAGAATGTCTCAGTTTCGTGAACAAGCTGGAACACTTCAAAGAAAGATGCCAGCAAACGAATCGTCTGTTCGCGTACCTGTCGAAATGTTCCGGGATGGGTTATCAAGCGAtagatttaaaacaaactcGCCGTACCTTTCTAGCGGACCTTAGTTTAGAAGACGTAGCAAATCAGCTATGCGACAAGCTAGTCACAGATGCGAAAGAATGTTCAAACGATGATCCGGAGCAAGCTGCTCAACACATCGAAGGTATGTAGTTCCTTAGCTAACGTATGTTTCAAAACTACAGCAACATTTCCGTTTTGTAGAGATTGAAAAGGAAGAGGATGTAAATGCGGAGGTGTTCTACCAAATAGAATCGCTGGGTGCTGCCTCGACTCAAACCGAGTTTGAGAACAATGCCACCGATACGGAGCAGTGGGAAATGCTGGATGTTGAAATGGATGACTACAGCAGTCAGTTGGAGGCAAACGATGAAAATGTTGAAGATGAGTATGAAAAAGATTCAGATTCCGAGCACTACGAACTCGAGAAAGCGATAACACCTGGAGAAAACAGAACGCAGCACAGCGATGATATGGCCGGAAACACTTCCAACGACGAGACTCTAACCAGTAAGCGAAATAGAACACAGCTATCCTCCAACAGGAGCGAGTCCCAAGAGGTGTTTCAATGCCAAATCTGTATGAAAAAGTTTAAGTACAGCAGTTACCTGAAAAGGCATGAAATCATCCATTCATCGAAAGATCGATTTACTTGTACCTTATGTAACAAACCGTAAGTTGTGTTGCAGCTTTATGGAGTCTTGCTGGTAATCGTAAAAAATCAATTGCTATTGCTTTTTCTATTATAGGTTTAATAAGGCGCTAGACCTGAAAGCTCACATCCTGCTGCAGCACGAAGGCGTGAAGTCGTTAATTTGCGATCAATGCGGTAAACAGTTCAGCTCGAAGGGATCGTTAAAGGATCACTACGTCGTGCACACAGAGGATAGGCCATTCCAGTGTACGTACTGTTCGAAACAGTTTAAAAATGCAGCACGGCTAAAGGTGAGAACACTTTTCATACGCCTTTTTTGTCAAAAGTactgaaaggttttttttttttcatgcagATTCACGAAGATACACATAACAACACGCTGTACGTTTGTCCGCACTGTGGCCTAAAGCTGAACACCAAGCGCACACTGAACATGCACATGGTAGTGCACTCGGATCAGAAGAAATTCAAGTGCCAGGAGTGTGGCAACGAGTACAAACGGTCAAAGGCGCTCAAGGCACACCTTATCTTGCACACGGGGCTCCGACCGTACCAATGTCCGTTTTGTGATAAAACCTTCGCCAATGGGTCAAACTGTCGCAGTCACAAGAAGAAATTTCATCCACGAGAGTTGGCGGCGCTGGAAGCTGGCGGTGGTCAGAAACCTGCCGCCAACATTCCTAAGCTGGAACATCTACAGCGGAAGTATGAGTTTTGTAGCGTGTATTGGTATTGGTTAACCGCTAATGCATTTCTCATTCTTCTTCAATTCAAGGAGTCAAAGTGATGGCGAAACCGTTGAGATAACAAGAAAGCACATTCGTTCATCCGTTTGGCCATCAAATAGTGGCAacagcaaaacgaaacaaaggtTAGGATTACAGACGGAAAACAGTAGTCGTATGGAGGATGGCGCCTCGCTAGTTGATTATGAGcagaaaattgaaataagttgctgagagagcgagagagtaagagagattatttttttcgggttagttaaaataaattgtgtgTGACTTAGGCAAAACGGATCAGTAATAATTTTAAGGATCTTATTTGTGATGAAAATGTAGACTAAAAATGAAAGCTCTTTGTCGATAGGTACGTACATTTGAGTCAGTTCCGATGACAGCTGTGTATTAGTAGTACGTGGGATGGGAATCTTGTTAGTTTTCAGTTCTGCAAGGATCTCTGGTGATGAATTCAGTACTTGGATAAAAATTTAAACGGCCCATGCAACGAACAGCACTAGAACTTTCACTAGCTAATGACATCAAGTTATTGTGACGCAACGAGCTCTTTTGGAACCTCGGAGAAAGCCTGAGAGCTTTTTGATAATACCGAAAGCTTGCGCCAGGATGTTTGGGTTGTATTTTCTTCAATCTATATCTAAACAATTTCGAAATATCAACTTAACCTATGCTAGTTATCCGAGATTCGGAGGTTGGCAAATAGGTAACCATATGTCTctgtggggcggtccggtggccgaggcgataacggtgccggtcttcacatggcagggccggggttcaaatcccatccagactgcctccccgtccccgtaaaattaagtcacagaaagccagaaatggcaggccgagacctctcgaggttgtagtgccaaggaagaagaagaagatctgtCTCTCTTAGGCCATTCAGATCCTGGTATTAACTGAGGACGTAGCCATAATTTGGTTTTAAGTTCTTTTACGTAGCAGAATAGTACCAAAGGTTTGAGAATTTTGTGCAAAATCTCGCGGTAAAGATTACtaaggcgaaaaccaaaatcatTACAGAGCACCTGATAAGCAATCTTTCTGTTGGATTTAAAATATCTGTATgggaaaattttgttttttaatgtgATAATGTCACAAAAAGCTTTGTAAACagtcagaaaaaaaacattttgccATTGATAGTTTCTTAATTAATAGTTTAATTGTTAATCCTTGCGAATTGCATATTGTCCATTGATCAATAAACATTCCCTCCCTGATGCGTACGGTGAGTATGTCTAGCGCCCAATAGTTGATCTTCCCAGCTGCCGCCTCTAACTAATTTAAAGATATTTTTCTCTAAAATCCTCTATCTGTTTCATTGCGAACGTTGCCATCATGGTTGCCTTTTGTTGCGTTTCCTTGTCGCTCAGATCACGTATGCTACCGAACGATCGTGTATTTCCGACCCATTGATTCGGCAAGTTAACCTGAAAGACAGAGCAAAAGGATAGTGCAAATGCAGATCGAAGGCATATAGAGCTGTGCAAGGCATGATTTATGTACCTTATGTCGAGCGATGGACCGTATGATCAGAATTGCTACGTAGAACGTAAAGTACAGCGTGAAGTACAGTGGCACATACCAGAGCGTGCGACTGAGATAGTAGTAGCTGTAATTTTTCAACCTAGGCGTTTCCGGTaccggtggaggtggtggaggaggaggcgtcgtcgttggctcttcgtgatggtggtggtagtggtcgTGGTCGTGGTCGAAAATGACATCCGGATAGTGATCGTGGTCAAAACCGGTGAAGTAAGGAAAAtcgtgatgatgatcgtgcgaatggtgatcgtgatcgtgatggtgatgatcgtAATCTGCATCCATCCCGGAAGGTCCTGTCGGCGGGCCATCCATCGAGGAAGGCGGACCCATCGCTTGCATCATCCCCATTGACATGGGAGGCATTTTGTTCGGCATCATCGACATCGACGCTGGTGCAGCTGACATTGGCGGTCCATTATCTAGAATGTGAGGCACAACATATGGTACAATGAGCGTACGGATTGCCGGGCTCGCACCGCGTAACGAACTTTGACAACCACATGCCTAACACTCACCAGAATAGCTCGGGGGCAAATACTGTGGCTTGCCCGGACCAACCGATATGGTTCCGATGGCATCGTCACCTGGAATGCCGGAAGCAGGAGGAAGATAGCTCGTCACAGCGTTGTTCTGTCTTGGGGGATTGTTCGTGGGAGGCAAGTATGGCGAGTGCACATTCGGTGGAAACTTAAACAAGTCCGCCGGTGGAATGTATGCATTGGTGGATGGCTTGGGAGGATGCGAGTTGGCAGGAGAGTACGGATTGCCGGACGGAGGTGGAAGGTAGCTAGTATCGGTTGCTTTCGGTGGGTCCTTTTCAACCGGGGGAAGGTAATCGGAATGTATGTTGGGTGGAAATCGGAAAGTGTCTCCAGCAGGCTTTGAATGGCCTTTGGGAGGCAAGTAAGACGTTGGCGACGGTTTCATATTGGCCGGCTCATGTGGATCACCTGACGGTGGTGGAATATAGCTGGTGGCCGAGTGCATTGGCCGTGCTTTTCCATCCGGTGGCAAATAGCTTGCCATCGTGTTGGGAGGAAATCGGTGCAGTTCGTTCGGTCCAAGCGATGCTGTCGGATACTGAACCCATTCATTGTTATTGACCAGTttcgagttggaaggtgaaCTAGGATCGCCCGAAGGAGGCGCCCCGTAGCTCGTACCGGTGTGTTCTGACGTATGTTTACCGGCCGGCGGCAGATACCCGGAGTTTACATTGGGTGGAAATTTAAACAGCTCCGCCGAACCTTCATAATCCATCGGTTCCGAGTGAGTGTTCATAACGTACCCGGTAATATCACCCGAGGGTGGTGGCAAATAGCTAGTCACGGGATGTTTCGAACGCTCTGAGGGAGGTGGCAGGTAACTAGCATTGGTGTTGGGTGGAAAACTGTACAGATCACTCGCCGGTTTGTAAACATCTGAGCTGGAAGAGCTTCCATCGGTTGTGTTCTTTGTGGGACGTTTCATAACGGAAGACTTGTTTGCGGGAGGTAAATAGCCAGTGTGGGAATTGGGTGGGAAAAGGATGATTTCGGAGGAATCGGGAGTCGAATTGGATTTCGGCGGTTCGGCAGAATCAATTAGCGACCAAACATTGTCAGACGTAGGCACGGGCGTCGGCATAAAGATTGGCTTGTCTTGCATTCCAGGCGACGTTAGGACTGGTGGACCGTTTGATGATGGTTTTGAGTTTGAACTCGGCTTTTCGGTGGAGTTAGAGGATGACCAAAGCTCACCAGATGAAGGAACGGACGTAGGCATAAACATTGGCTTGTCTTGCATTCCGGACGACGATGGCGCTGATGGTCCGTCAGAGGACGCCACAGAAGGTGCCATCACACTAACTGGGCTGTTATCGGAAGCGGCACCTCGAAGCGCGCCCGGCGATGGAACACTGACCGGGCTGTTGAATGACGCTGCCGGAATCGATCCAAACGGCACTGTGTAGGATGGAAGGAATGGGTCAGTAAAATAATTCCAACGGCAAAAAGGTGAAGGCTTCCACCGTTACCGGATTGTACggattgtttttgcttcttcagcTTGTAGATGGTACCACCGTATGCCTCTCCGGGAGCAAATCGGTCCATTGCTGTAAAATGGAttggaaaaccaaaacagTAAAAAGTTGTCTGTCCTATCCATGCTATCCCCACAACCGTAAACTATCCGACCGAGCAGGATAGCGTAAGAAAATTCCCACAGTGTTTATCTTACCGACAGGAGCGTTGTAGTACGGAATGGCGCTGTTGGGACTGGTTTTCGAGTAGCTCGGATAGACAATGTACTTGGGCGATTTGTAGCCAGCATTCGGGCGTGCAACTTGCACAGGTTTCGTCAGGAAATCGGGATGAATGGAGAATGGAAAGCTGGCACCACTGCCCCCACTGGAAAACGCTCTGCCAGATCTTTCGGGCACGAGAACCGAAGCACATACAAGGAACAAAGAAGACGTGTATTCAAATAAGTATCAAAATCCTTCTATAAGGGGATGGAGGAAATTTGGGAGCTTACGATTCACTAgcttcctgctgctgttgctgttgcgtttCACTAGGAGTGTTGTACTGCTCTGTGGCATTATGTAGTCGGGTTTCCTCCGATTGGATGGGATTGCTGGAGTATGAATTGTAAACGATCGTTTTCGGTTCACTACGACCGAACAGCTGTACAAACAACACTATAACCACCGAGCGTCTAATGTAACCCATGGTGCACGGCATAAAATGTCCTGTCTGCCAAAACCAGCTGTTGGGAAGCTGTTCACTATTCTTTCACAGCACAACACTTTAGATCTGGATCCTCTTCAATGTGATGTCCCACCACTATACGGGTTTGCCGAGTGTGTTTTATCGCACCGTCCAATTCTACTCACTCATTACATCCACCGGAACAAGGAACGTCTTATCGCGCAGTCATCTTCAGATGAAATGAACATGAAGCGACTGGTTTAAACACAGTAATCGCTTCTGCACCGATTGAGGTTCGAATTATTCGTGAGGCCTTCCCCGGGCAACCCTTCGCGCCCGTGTCCGCTGGCCGTTGGACGATGGAAACGTGACAAATATTTTCTGGCTCGTTGAATGTGGGCCATATCGCGCAGGATAGATTTTCTTCACCCGGTGCGCGGGATGTGGGATGACCCCGATTTTGCAAGCGAGAGGCGCTAATCGATGTAAAGTAGCTACGTTCTTCTTCTAGCTCTAGAGTGGTCGGCCGGTTTGCATGCTCCAGTTCTTGTACTGTAACCCGCGacatggtgctgctgcttccgttagcagcaaaaaaaaaaaaactgtgtggTATATGAAACCAATAGAAAGCttggccagcagcagctaaACACTGATAGTGGTCAAGCGAACGTTCTCCGTCTCATCGTCATCAGTCGTAGGATGTCTGACCCATATGGGTTTCGGCGGCATAAGCGAAAGTGCACTACTTCTAACGCGACCCAATAACGGGCCACGTTACTGATGCGTTGGATGGACATCACGAGCATGATTTGGTAGGAAATGAAGCGTAGTTTTGTTAGAAACTTATCACCCTCGATGTCAATCAGGTAGACAAACAGGTGCGTGGAATGAATCCAGCTAGCTTGAGATGAAGTTGTAGTCATCTGAATGAAAGTGTACTGGGAAACTGTTTGATGGGATTGTTGTAAGAAACATTGTAATCCATATGTTGGCTCTATTGTAGACAGTTGTCGTAGGTGTACTTGTTAAATGGTGTTATTTGGTCAAGAGGAATGAAGCTCCTAAAGTTGCTTTGTTTAGAACACACGACAGGGCTggatatcaaatcccatccggaacgTTACCCCGTACCGATGGTCAAGTAATCCGGCTATTGCCTTACAAGCCGGCCTCAAGGGCTGTCGTATTGCCAGGATGACCTAGAGAATCGCTAAGCTCATAAAAAGAAGACAGTTTTTCAActaacagaagaagaagattggaTAATAATTGCTACAGTAAATGACGTTTAAAACATTTCCAttgtagagttttttttaattttttttataatgtaCTTTCCTTTGAACTGCGTCCAAAGTTGACGAAATCTTTTGAGCTGCATTGTGAGCTTCTTTAGATGTTCAGAAGAATGTTTTGGCTTCTCATGTGTACAAAAAGGCAGAAGAGGAGGCCTTTACAATTACTGGTAGGAGATCTAACCACctagctggtcatgtcatgagaatgacacagGACGACCGGACGATTCTTTGAAATCTATTTAGATCGCTCACTTAGGTCGGTATTGATGCTTCTATTAGAAGGACAGCGAGAAAGGCAAAAGATGTCGACATATTTTGAGCGTTATCGAGGACTTCTTCAGCAGGCCAAGACAACAAAACCTGAA
It contains:
- the LOC118510011 gene encoding proline-rich extensin-like protein EPR1, which produces MPCTMGYIRRSVVIVLFVQLFGRSEPKTIVYNSYSSNPIQSEETRLHNATEQYNTPSETQQQQQQEASESSGRAFSSGGSGASFPFSIHPDFLTKPVQVARPNAGYKSPKYIVYPSYSKTSPNSAIPYYNAPVAMDRFAPGEAYGGTIYKLKKQKQSVQSVPFGSIPAASFNSPVSVPSPGALRGAASDNSPVSVMAPSVASSDGPSAPSSSGMQDKPMFMPTSVPSSGELWSSSNSTEKPSSNSKPSSNGPPVLTSPGMQDKPIFMPTPVPTSDNVWSLIDSAEPPKSNSTPDSSEIILFPPNSHTGYLPPANKSSVMKRPTKNTTDGSSSSSDVYKPASDLYSFPPNTNASYLPPPSERSKHPVTSYLPPPSGDITGYVMNTHSEPMDYEGSAELFKFPPNVNSGYLPPAGKHTSEHTGTSYGAPPSGDPSSPSNSKLVNNNEWVQYPTASLGPNELHRFPPNTMASYLPPDGKARPMHSATSYIPPPSGDPHEPANMKPSPTSYLPPKGHSKPAGDTFRFPPNIHSDYLPPVEKDPPKATDTSYLPPPSGNPYSPANSHPPKPSTNAYIPPADLFKFPPNVHSPYLPPTNNPPRQNNAVTSYLPPASGIPGDDAIGTISVGPGKPQYLPPSYSDNGPPMSAAPASMSMMPNKMPPMSMGMMQAMGPPSSMDGPPTGPSGMDADYDHHHHDHDHHSHDHHHDFPYFTGFDHDHYPDVIFDHDHDHYHHHHEEPTTTPPPPPPPPVPETPRLKNYSYYYLSRTLWYVPLYFTLYFTFYVAILIIRSIARHKVNLPNQWVGNTRSFGSIRDLSDKETQQKATMMATFAMKQIEDFREKYL
- the LOC118514595 gene encoding zinc finger protein weckle-like; translated protein: MVTSWKTWCRLCAEEKAVLKLESVHDINTVITSMLDVAIAEIKDVPLNICEECLSFVNKLEHFKERCQQTNRLFAYLSKCSGMGYQAIDLKQTRRTFLADLSLEDVANQLCDKLVTDAKECSNDDPEQAAQHIEEIEKEEDVNAEVFYQIESLGAASTQTEFENNATDTEQWEMLDVEMDDYSSQLEANDENVEDEYEKDSDSEHYELEKAITPGENRTQHSDDMAGNTSNDETLTSKRNRTQLSSNRSESQEVFQCQICMKKFKYSSYLKRHEIIHSSKDRFTCTLCNKPFNKALDLKAHILLQHEGVKSLICDQCGKQFSSKGSLKDHYVVHTEDRPFQCTYCSKQFKNAARLKIHEDTHNNTLYVCPHCGLKLNTKRTLNMHMVVHSDQKKFKCQECGNEYKRSKALKAHLILHTGLRPYQCPFCDKTFANGSNCRSHKKKFHPRELAALEAGGGQKPAANIPKLEHLQRKSQSDGETVEITRKHIRSSVWPSNSGNSKTKQRLGLQTENSSRMEDGASLVDYEQKIEISC